The DNA window TCATCGCACGGGTACCCTGACACAAGGGGATTCCGAAAACATCGAGCTGCCCCGAGCACGGCCTGTCGGGGGCGAACCGACGCATGCTCGGGAGTCAGCCCCCCGGATGCTCGGGGCCGGGGAGCGGTCGACGCCTCCGGACGCGGCGATCAGTCCACGAACATGATGGGCGTCGGGGGGACGCAGGTCGGCTGCTGGAACGAACAGACATGAAGATCGAGGAGCTCGCCGTCCTCGCGCAGGACGAACTCCTGCTCACCGGGAGCCACGCCTTCTCGTTGATGCACGGCATAGACGTGCGTCCCCTCCAGGAGCCCTCCGGGGAGCCGGTCGAAGAGCGGCATCTTCTGCTCGGCGGCCGCTGACGCCTGCGGACCCACATGCGTGATGAAGGCGGAGCCGACACCGTAGGCCCCGGACAGGTCGTCGACACTCAGGGTTCCATCGCTACCCCCAGGCGCAATCCGGATGCTGGCCACCCCGAAGGTTGGCCAGTCGTGCTCGCAGGTGCAGGGCGCCGTGTCGAAGCAGTCCCACATACAGTTCAGGGACTCGTAGGGCGGAGGCGAGATCACGCTCAGGGGGATCTCGACGCGCGCCGCAGCCCCGTCGAAGGCTTGATGGTACGCGATGGCCATGGGTACGATCCGGTTGCTGTAACCGCTGGCTTGCCAGACCACGGCCACGCGGCCTGACGCGATCTCGAGGCCCTCGGCGACGGGCTTCACATCGAAGCACAGAGAATCCGACGGGCAGGGCGTATCGGGCGTCGCGGACGCGTTCGGGTCGTCACCGCTGCATCCTGTGAGGGTCGCCAGCAGCGAAACGGCAAACAGGGCTCGTGCACTCATCGGGTCGCCTTCCTTGTGGTTCCATTCACGTCCGCTGCTCTCGACGGCGTGCGCAGGCTCCTGCGCCCGCGGCTGGAGAGCGCGGTTCTGTCGGACGCACTCAGCACGTGTCGTGCCGCGGAGACGAAACGGCTCGAACGACGGGCATCCAGCGAGACCCCGGACAGGATGACGCCTGACGGAGGCAGATGTCGACGTTCGCTGGCGGATGTGTCGACCGTCGTTGATGCGGTGAACGGACCACAGAGGCAAGAAAGGCTCAGCGAGGATCGCACAGGCGAGCCGTTCGCTGGCCTCGACCCCGGAACACAGGGCTGGGACCACGGCCCACAGCCCCCGCGAACGCGGCTCAGCGTTCGCACCTCCGCCTGGAAGCCCGCGGAGGCCCCGCGCTGCGACCGGAATGGCCGCCCGTCGGCCCCCGGAGCCCCGCTAGCCCCGCTCCCGGACGCCTCAGCCCAGGAACCCGGCGCGCCGCGCCCCGCCGGACTTCGTCCCCCCCTCCAGCGCCACGGCGAACACCGCCTTTGCCGGCACCAGGAACGTGTCGCCCTTCGAGGTACGGGCCCGCACCAGGGCGCCGGTGACCAGCAAGGCCTCCACCCGGGTCACGTTCAGCCCTACCCCCTCGTGCGCCGCGTGGAGCGTCAACGTCCGCCCCTCCGGCAGCACGGTCCAGCCGTCCTTCTCCGTCTTCGCCTCGGCCGCGTCGAGGGCCACCTTCAGGATCTCGTCGATCATGGGAGCGGTTTCCGCCTCGGCGGCTCCCCTGTCAAGCGGCGTGGTAGCCTCCGGCCGACCATGTTGTTCAAACGGAAGGCCCCTCCCCCTCCGACAGGGGCCCAGGACGGCGGAAAGGGGCCCCCTGAAGGCCGCGCCATGCCCCCCGGCTGGCTCGACGGCGACCACCTCTTCGTCGACGACGTCAAGAAATCGTTCGGGTCGACCCACGTCCTCCACGGCATCACCATGCACCTCCGCCGCAAGGAGACCGCGGTCATCATCGGCGGCTCCGGCGCGGGCAAGACCACGCTCCTGCGCATCCTCATCGGCCTCGAGCGCGTCAGCAGCGGCCACATCTGGGTCGACGGCGAGGACATGGGCGCCCTCGACGACTACGAGATGAACCGCATGCGCCAGAAGTTCGGCATGGTCTTCCAGTATGCCGCGCTCCTCGACTCGCTCACCGTGTTCGACAACGTGGCCTTCCCCCTCCGCGAACACCGCAAGCACATGAGCCGCAACGACATGCGCGACAAGGTCGTCGGCATGCTCAACATGCTCGGCCTCGAGAACAAGGAAGAGCGCACCCCCTCCGAACTCTCCGGCGGCCAGCGCAAGCGCGTCGGCCTCGCGCGCGCCTTGATGCTCGAGCCCGACATCCTCATCTACGACGAGCCCACGAGCGGCCTCGACCCGCTCACCAGCCGCATGGTCGACGACCTCATCGAGGAAACACGCGACCGGTTCGGCATCACCAGCGTGGTCATCTCCCACGACATGGCGAGCACGTTTCGCATCGCCCACCAGGCCTTTCTCGTCGTCCAGGGCCGGGTCATCGCCTCGGGCACACCGGACGAGCTGGCTCACGGCGACAACGAAGAGGCCAAGGCGTTCATCGCCGCCTCGGGCGTGGCGACGGATCGTGTACGGCGAGTCGGTGAGACGAACGATCACGAGGGCGCCGCCGTAACGCATCAGGACCGGAGCGCATCGAAGTAGAGGCGAGCCGCGCCTGCACGGGTAACCTGATCTTGGACATGACCGCCGTCTCCCAGCTCATCGGTCAGACGGTCGCTGGCCGCTTCAAGATCACCGGCGTCATCGGCGAGGGCGCCATGGCGGCCGTGTACCTCGGCGAGCAGGACAGCGAGCCCCGCGAGGTCGCGCTCAAGATCATGCGCCCCGAGATGCTCGGGGACGCCACCTTCGTCGGCCGGTTCCGCCGCGAGGCCAAGGCCGCGTCCCGCCTGGATCACCCGAACACCGTCAAGATCCTCGATTACGGCGTCGACGGCCGCCTGCCCTACATCGCCATGGAGCGCCTCTCGGGCGAGGACCTCTTCGACCTCCTCGCCCGCGAGCAGCGCCTCTCCGAGCGCCGCGCCGCGCAGATCCTCATCAGCATCTGTCGCGCCCTCGAGGCCGCCCATGGCCGAGGCATCGTCCATCGCGATCTCAAGCCAGAGAACATCATGATCGTCCCGAGCCCGCTGGCCGCCGGTGCGGAACAGGTCAAGGTGCTCGACTTCGGCATCGCCAAGCTCGTCGAGACCGACGCTGCCCCCACGAACCCGGGCGACGCCCCGCCTTCCAGCGTCGGCACCGTGACGCTCACCCGCGTCGGCCTCACCGTGGGCACCCCCGCGTACATGTCCCCCGAGCAATGCCGGGGCGAAGCCGTCGACGGCCGCAGCGATCTCTACACCTGCGGCATCCTGCTCTACCTCCTCGTCACCGGGCGCCTCCCCTTCCCCGCCGTCGGCTCTCCCTGGGACATCGCCATGGAGCGCCTCCGCCGCCCCCCACCCGCGCCGAGCACCTACGCCCCGCGCATCCACCCTGCGCTCGAAGCGACCATCCTGACTGCGCTCTCCATGTGGCCCTCGCAGCGCCACCAGTCCGCGCGCGAGCTTCGCGAAGAGCTCACGAACACCCTGCCCGATCTGGCCACCGAGCCGCACAGCGGCCTGGCCTCCATCGCCGTCCTCGACGCCGACACCCTGCCCATCTCCATCCGCAACCGCCAGCGCGCCATGGTCCGCTCCCCCCTCAGCGAGCGCGTGGAGGTCGGCGAGCGCCGTGTGGAGGTCGGCGAGCGCCGTGAGCGCTCGGAGAGCACCCCCCCCGCGGCCGCGCCGTGGCTCCCGAAGCACTTCGTCGCCGATGCCGACGGGACGTCCATCACCCCCGACCGCATGCGGGTGATCATCACCGCCAGCGAGATCGACGCCGCCCTCGATCTGGAGGACGGCGAACCCTCCCTGCGCACCCGCCTCATCCCGCAGTCGATGGCCGAGGAAGCCCTAGGTCACCTCCGCGCCGCGCCCCTTCGCACCGAGCGTTCCCGCCTCGCCCCTTCCCCCGAGCGCTCTCGTTCGGCCCCTTCCCCCGAGCGCTCCCGCGCGGCGCCTCCCCTCGAACGCACGCGCACGACCCCCTCTGCACAGTCGACTCCCCCTCCTCCTGCGCCCGCGCCTTCCCCCGAGCCTCCCGCCCTCGAGCGTCCTCAGCTCGCTCCCGTGCGCGCGCTCCCCGCCTCCGATCCACCACCACGCCCCGAGCTCCAGGCCCCTCTCCAGCGCGCCCACCCCACGACCCGCCCCCCACCACCGAAGCACGTCTCGAGCACCCTCGCCGCGCGCCTTGTCGTCCCCCTCGCCCTGCTCATCGGCGTCGCCCTCGGCCTCCTCGCGTTCTTCCTGATGACCCGCTGACGCCCGAGCGCGCCCCTTTCAGCTCGAGAACCGCACCTTCTCCTCGGCCCCTTCCCCGAGCGCCGCCTTCACCGCTTGCGCACGCAGCTCCAGCGCAGCGCTCGGCGGCGACGGCACCACCTCCTCCGCCTCCGAGAGCAGCGCCAGCGCGAACGCGTCCACCGCCGCCTCCACCACCCCCTCCAGCGACTGATCCGAAAGCTCCGCCGGCGCCGGGTGCACCGACACCACCCCCATCAGCACCGCCCGCACCTGGGCCCGTGCCCGCGCCTCCGCGCGCCCCTCCACCGTCACGCCCTCGGGCATGAACGGCTGCGCCACCTTCGCGATCTCCACCGACAGCGGCCCGGACAGCCGCGCGATGAACCGCTCCTGCGCGTACGCCCGCATCCCCGGATCCCGGTGCTTCCGCTCCTCGGGCAGCTCCGCGATCGGCCGCAGATCCAGCGCGAGCTGCCGCCGCGCCCCGCTCACCGCCTGCTCGATCGTCCCCGCCAGCGCCCGCCGCTCCCGCCGCAGCGCCACCCCGGCCGCGCGCAGCCCCTCCGCCCGCGCCCGCGCCCGCCGCGCCGCCTCGCGATCTTCGGCCGCCCGCGTCGACGAAAGCGCCTCCAGCTCCGTCGCGATCTGCGACGCCTTCCGCCGCAGCCCCCGCTCCCGCAGCGCCTCGCTGTGATCCACGATGTGCTCGCTGAACAGCGCCTCCACCGCGGCCCACCCGCTCTCCACGAGCGCCGCCTCGTCGCCCATCCGCCCCTTCAAGGACAGCTTCGCCGAGAACGCGATCGGCGCCGACAGCGACACCAGCCGCGTATCGGCGAGCCCTTGCCGCACGTGCTCCAGCACCTCCGCGAGCCCCCCTTCCCGCAGCCGATCCGCCTTGTTCGCCAGGATCTGCGTCGGCACCCCCAGCGCCTGCAGGTCGGCCAGCACCTTCCGCTCCGACTCCTTCATCGGCGACGTCGCATCCAGCAACCACACCGCCACATGCGCCTCGTCGAACGCCTGCCGCGCCCGTGCCGCGTGATCCGGATCCGGCGCGTTGAACCCCGGCGTGTCCAGGATCTCCACCCGCTTCAGCCGCTCGATCGGCGCGTAGATGAACACCCGCTCCGGCGCCGCCCCCTCCGCCTCCAGCGCCCGCAGCGTCACCTTCAGCTGCCCGTGCGGCACCACCCGCTCGTGCGCCCCCCGCGCCACCAC is part of the Chondromyces crocatus genome and encodes:
- a CDS encoding ABC transporter ATP-binding protein; this encodes MLFKRKAPPPPTGAQDGGKGPPEGRAMPPGWLDGDHLFVDDVKKSFGSTHVLHGITMHLRRKETAVIIGGSGAGKTTLLRILIGLERVSSGHIWVDGEDMGALDDYEMNRMRQKFGMVFQYAALLDSLTVFDNVAFPLREHRKHMSRNDMRDKVVGMLNMLGLENKEERTPSELSGGQRKRVGLARALMLEPDILIYDEPTSGLDPLTSRMVDDLIEETRDRFGITSVVISHDMASTFRIAHQAFLVVQGRVIASGTPDELAHGDNEEAKAFIAASGVATDRVRRVGETNDHEGAAVTHQDRSASK
- a CDS encoding protein kinase domain-containing protein; its protein translation is MTAVSQLIGQTVAGRFKITGVIGEGAMAAVYLGEQDSEPREVALKIMRPEMLGDATFVGRFRREAKAASRLDHPNTVKILDYGVDGRLPYIAMERLSGEDLFDLLAREQRLSERRAAQILISICRALEAAHGRGIVHRDLKPENIMIVPSPLAAGAEQVKVLDFGIAKLVETDAAPTNPGDAPPSSVGTVTLTRVGLTVGTPAYMSPEQCRGEAVDGRSDLYTCGILLYLLVTGRLPFPAVGSPWDIAMERLRRPPPAPSTYAPRIHPALEATILTALSMWPSQRHQSARELREELTNTLPDLATEPHSGLASIAVLDADTLPISIRNRQRAMVRSPLSERVEVGERRVEVGERRERSESTPPAAAPWLPKHFVADADGTSITPDRMRVIITASEIDAALDLEDGEPSLRTRLIPQSMAEEALGHLRAAPLRTERSRLAPSPERSRSAPSPERSRAAPPLERTRTTPSAQSTPPPPAPAPSPEPPALERPQLAPVRALPASDPPPRPELQAPLQRAHPTTRPPPPKHVSSTLAARLVVPLALLIGVALGLLAFFLMTR